The Pan troglodytes isolate AG18354 chromosome 1, NHGRI_mPanTro3-v2.0_pri, whole genome shotgun sequence genome includes a region encoding these proteins:
- the LOC100612366 gene encoding LOW QUALITY PROTEIN: keratin, type I cytoskeletal 18-like (The sequence of the model RefSeq protein was modified relative to this genomic sequence to represent the inferred CDS: inserted 1 base in 1 codon) translates to MNFTTRSTSTNYQSLGSVQAPSYGPPPVSSTASVYAGVGGSGSQISMSRSTSFQGGMGSGGLAAGMAGGLAEMGGIQNEKEPMQSLNHHLAFYLDRVRSLETENRKLESKIREHLEKKGPXVRDWSHYFKTIKDLRAQIFANTVDNACTVLQINNAHLAADDFRVKYETELAMRQSVESDIQGLRKAIDDTSVTRLQLETEIEALKEELLFMKKNHEEEVKGRQAQIVSSGLTLEVDALKSQDLAKIMADIWAQYDELAWKNQEELGKYWSQQIKERTTVVTMQSTEVGVAEMTLTELRHTVQSLEINLDFIRNLKPSLENSLREAEAHCTLQMEQLNGILLHLESELAQTWAEGQHQAQEYEALLNIKVKLEAEITTYCGLLEDGKDFNLGDTLDRSKSVQTIQKTTTRWIVDGKVVSETNDTKVLRH, encoded by the exons ATGAACTTCACCACTCGCTCCACCTCCACCAACTACCAGTCCCTGGGCTCTGTCCAGGCGCCCAGCTATGGCCCTCCGCCAGTCAGCAGCACAGCCAGCGTCTATGCAGGCGTTGGGGGCTCTGGTTCCCAAATCTCCATGTCCCGCTCCACCAGCTTCCAGGGCGGCATGGGGTCCGGGGGCCTGGCCGCGGGGATGGCTGGGGGTCTGGCAGAAATGGGAGGCATCCAGAATGAAAAGGAGCCCATGCAAAGCCTGAACCACCACCTGGCCTTCTACCTGGACAGAGTGAGGAGCCTGGAGACCGAGAACCGGAAGCTGGAGAGCAAAATCCGGGAGCACCTGGAGAAGAAGGGAC AGGTCAGAGACTGGAGCCATTACTTCAAGACCATCAAGGATTTGAGGGCTCAGATCTTCGCAAATACTGTGGACAATGCCTGCACTGTTCTGCAGATCAACAATGCCCATCTTGCTGCTGATGACTTTAGAGTCAAGTATGAGACAGAGCTGGCCATGCGCCAGTCTGTGGAGAGTGACATCCAGGGGCTCCGCAAGGCCATTGATGACACTAGTGTCACTCGGCTGCAGCTGGAGACAGAGATCGAGGCTCTCAAGGAGGAGCTGCTCTTCATGAAGAAGAACCACGAAGAGGAAGTAAAAGGCCGACAAGCCCAGATTGTCAGCTCTGGGTTGACCTTGGAGGTAGATGCCCTCAAATCTCAGGACCTTGCCAAGATCATGGCAGACATCTGGGCCCAATATGACGAGCTGGCTTGGAAGAACCAAGAAGAGCTGGGCAAGTACTGGTCTCAGCAGATTAAGGAGAGGACCACAGTGGTCACCATGCAGTCCACTGAGGTTGGAGTTGCTGAGATGACGCTCACGGAGCTGAGACATACAGTCCAGTCCTTGGAGATCAACCTGGACTTCATAAGAAATCTGAAGCCTAGcttggagaacagcctgagggAGGCGGAGGCCCACTGCACCCTGCAGATGGAGCAGCTCAATGGGATCCTGCTGCACCTGGAGTCAGAGCTAGCACAGACCTGGGCAGAGGGACAGCACCAGGCCCAGGAGTATGAGGCCCTGCTGAACATCAAAGTCAAGCTGGAGGCTGAGATCACCACCTACTGCGGCCTGCTGGAAGATGGCAAGGACTTCAATCTTGGTGATACCCTGGACAGGAGCAAGTCCGTGCAAACCATCCAAAAGACCACCACCCGCTGGATAGTGGATGGCAAAGTGGTGTCTGAGACCAACGACACCAAAGTTCTGAGACATTAA
- the LOC107973509 gene encoding non-histone chromosomal protein HMG-14-like → LRILLLVGLSSSGGGRGGSGQAAQFRGGSRRATARRHPARALPAARIPKRKVSSAEGAAKEEPNRRSGRLSAKPPATVEAKPKKAAAKDKSSDKKVQTKGKRGAKGKQAEVANQETKDLPAENGETKTEESPASDEAGEKEAKSD, encoded by the coding sequence TTAAGAATTTTACTCTTGGTAGGTCTCAGTAGCTCGGGCGGCGGGAGGGGTGGCAGCGGCCAGGCAGCCCAGTTTCGCGGAGGCTCTCGGCGCGCCACGGCCCGCAGGCACCCGGCACGCGCCCTGCCTGCCGCCAGGATACCCAAGAGGAAGGTCAGCTCCGCCGAAGGGGCCGCCAAGGAAGAGCCCAACAGGAGATCGGGGCGGTTGTCAGCTAAGCCTCCTGCAACAGTGGAAGCGAAGCCGAAAAAGGCAGCAGCGAAGGATAAATCTTCAGACAAAAAAGTGCaaacaaaagggaaaaggggAGCAAAGGGAAAACAGGCTGAAGTGGCTAACCAAGAAACTAAAGATTTACCTGCAGAAAATGGGGAAACGAAAACTGAGGAGAGTCCAGCTTCTGatgaagcaggagagaaagaagccaaGTCTGATTAA